Proteins encoded within one genomic window of Episyrphus balteatus chromosome 1, idEpiBalt1.1, whole genome shotgun sequence:
- the LOC129907489 gene encoding uncharacterized protein LOC129907489: protein MPHYCCINECNSISSNVPGDGVAFFMFPSVRTRGTKLAELANERRNRWFKAINNKTLNTKSARICSKHFISGKCARLKDNQNPDWVPSLNLGYKTVPLVPENILRTQPKGSKNVDVVLLLLFKCFARQYQFVATNCYRKEWNHFLLRYNLM from the exons ATGCCTCACTATTGCTGCATTAATGAATGCAATAGCATAAGTTCCAATGTGCCAGGAGATGGTGTTGCATTCTTTATGTTTCCAAGCGTTCGGACACGAGGAACCAAACTGGCGGAATTGGCCAACGAAAGAAGAAATCGTTGGTTTAAAGCtattaataataaaacattGAACACAAAAAGTGCTCGTATATGTTCAAAGCATTTTATTTCTG gTAAGTGTGCCCGACTTAAGGATAACCAAAACCCTGACTGGGTTCCTAGCTTGAATCTAGGATACAAAACAGTTCCACTTGTTcccgaaaatattttgaggaccCAACCAAAAGGAAGTAAAAATGTGGATGTGGTTCTGCTGCTGCTCTTCAAGTGTTTTGCCCGCCAGTACCAATTTGTGGCCACAAATTGCTATAGGAAGGAATGGAATCACTTCCTCCTACGGTATAATCTGATGTAG
- the LOC129907481 gene encoding 60S ribosomal protein L12 — MPPKFDPTEIKLVYLRCVGGEVGATSSLAPKIGPLGLSPKKIGDDIAKATSDWKGLKITVCLTIQNRQAAISVVPSAASLIIKALKEPPRDRKKQKNIKHSGNITFDDILSIANQMRPRSMARDLSGVCKEILGTAQSVGCTVDGRPPHDIIEDINAGAIEVPLE; from the exons ATGCCACCAAAGTTCGATCCAACAGAAATAAAATTAG tttatttgcGGTGTGTTGGTGGTGAAGTAGGAGCTACATCGTCTCTTGCACCTAAAATTGGTCCGCTCGGTTTG TCCCCGAAAAAAATTGGTGATGATATTGCCAAGGCAACATCAGATTGGAAGGGTTTGAAAATCACAGTATGCCTAACAATCCAAAACAGACAAGCCGCTATTTCTGTTGTTCCGTCTGCAGCTTCCCTCATCATTAAGGCTCTTAAAGAACCACCAAGGGATAGGAAGAAGCAAAAGAACA TCAAACACAGTGGAAACATAACTTTTGATGATATCTTATCAATTGCCAACCAAATGCGTCCTCGTTCCATGGCCCGAGACTTGTCTGGAGTGTGCAAGGAAATTCTTGGCACCGCTCAAAGTGTTGGTTGCACTGTTGATGGAAGACCCCCGCATGACATCATTGAAGATATAAATGCCGGCGCAATTGAAGTTCCACTAGAATAG